catcttttctttcattcattcatttatctattcatctagtcagtaaatattttttggatTGCCTTAATCCTTAgcatttatttgaaattaatgGGAGAAGATTCTGAAatggttctgtttttctctgattcccaccctttttttttttttttaaaccagatcCTCTGTGCTTCTCTTGCTTTAATTCAGGCAATTTCAACACATTTTATAggtatatttttaacttattgtAACTATTGAAGAATTAAGATAAACAAATGTGAAGATACTGAGAAAACTACCCTCACTTACATTTACTGACTTTCTTATTCCTTGTAAGATATTACCTGTAAACTCCACCATGTGTTGGCCTATGAGTGGTTATGTGAGATAAGCTTAAGTAGTGTAGGTTCCCCTAAAGGGTTGAATTCCACTAACtagaaatttcattattttacatttttgtaattcATTTACTTAAAACTGCTcctttgctgggtgcagtggcacatgcctatagtcctaactactcacaggctgaggtgggatggcaggaggctgaggcaggatgctTGCTTGggcccagcagttcaagatcagcctgcacaacaaagtaagaccccatctctaaacaataaatatataaaaattttaaagctacCTCCTTAGAGGTAGCTACCTCCTTACCTCCTCCTTTGTTTTTAGAAAcctttatgaaatatatatagcCAACTGAGTTACCCTACAATATTTACCTTTTGGAATTATAGTACTTCAAGAGTTATTTGAAGAATGACTTCATTTCAAGAATGACTTGATTATTTGATAGTATTTTAAGACTCAGTATTTTGACATCTGAACAATTTCTCTaatatggtcttttttttttttttttaatttcagtatcGGAAGCTTTGAGATCAGCAGGGCTACCATCTCACTCTTCTGTAATTTCACAACATTCTAAGGGAAGTAAATCACCAGATTTGTTGATGTATCAGGGTCCACCAGATActgcagaaataataaaaacattacctCAGAAATACAGAAGGAAACTTGTGTCtcaagaagaaattgaatttatCCAAGTAAGTCATTGCTCTTTGTCCCAAGACTATGCAAAACACCATAACATTTGGGCTTTGGGGATTTCATTTGCTGATTTACATGCTATTCCTATTGTCATGTCAGAGTGTGGTCAGAGCTAAGACAGGATGGTCAGGTAGGCCAAGACTACGAGAAACAAACCATAGTCAAATCCCTCTGTAAATATGCGTGGTATATCAATGTCAATAGATATAATCACATAAAAAAACAGTTCTTTggggtcctcaataatttttcAGAGTGTAAAGAGCTCTTGATACCAAGAAATTTAAGGACAGGTCAACCTTGAATCCCTTCCAGGTCTGACATTATGTTTATAAGAATTGAtaagagggctgggcatggtgactcacgcctgtaatcccagcactttgggaggccaaagcaggtggatcacctgaggtcaggagttggagaccagcctggccaatatggtgaaaccctgtctctactaaaaatacaaaaattagctggatgtggtggcgggtgcctgtaatcccagctacttgggaggctgaggcaggagaatctcttgaacccgggaggcggaggttgcagtgagccaaaatggcaccactgcactctagcttgggcagcaagagtgaaactccggaaactctgtctcaaaaaaaaaaaaaaaaaaaaagaattgataggAATACCCTAAAGTTTTGACtaattcaaaactattttttaaaaactaaagattggctgggcgcagtggctcaagcctgtaatcccagcactttgagaggccgagatgggcagatcacgaggtcaggagatcgagaccatcctggctaacatggtgaaaccccatctctactaaaaaatacagaaaactagccgggcgaggtggcgggtgcctgtagtcccagctacttgggaggctgaggcaggagaatggcgtaaacccgggaggcggagcttgcagtgagatgagatccggccactgcactccagcctcggcgacagagtgagactctgtctcaaaaacaaacaaacaaacaaacaaaaaaaaaccaccaaagaTTACTTGCTGAAGATTGTATAAATTTGTAAAGTTACCATCAAAACATTTCCTGGGTCAATTTAACATCTAATCttactgctttatttttcccttttcagcGTGGAGGTCCTGAATAACCATGGTGGCTGCTGTTTGTCATCAGACAATAGAATTGTCTTTACAATAAAGGACTTCCAAAATGACAGATGAGAAACTGTATATTAAACACCTTTAATAAatactatgaaaaaaatgaaatatagaaaatttagaTGGACACTTGTATTTCCTAATTTATGTATCTTGGTCAGCTTCTCCACAAGCTTACCTAATTATTTATACACTTTATACTTAttaaagtatacatttttaaatgttagcctATTAATTTACTCTTGATTATCAAACATTACCAGTGTTGAACTATTAAAAGCACATAATGTATAGTAAACTATCATAGGATTCTtataatttcacttttctttctgtttagacATGGAAAAATTTATCAGTCAGAATTGCTGTTTTAGGTACATGATTTTCCTGAAATTGGGTGAGGATCAGTGAAATAATGACTCTATTACTTGTTCTTAATTCTCTGTTCTCTAATGTTTTTTCATTCACAAGTTTACTGGAGTATAACTGGCTTAGTAAGTGTGTCCTACTCTGAATGATAAAAATATAGTCAAGCTAAAATAGGTGACTATACTATTAAGATAGAGGAGATCATACAAAAGGTTCCAAGAAAGTCAgagtataaaatggaaaataagagacCAAAATGAATATAGCATAGGAATAAAGATTTCACTAGAAATTGCAATTTATTATGTTTCAGAGGTTGTAAGGAAGTCTTGttctttggtttattttactgttttgtgATCTTGTATGCAAATCCTGATAACCATTAACTTTCTCAAACTTAATGTCTCAAAGCCTCATAAAATCaacataaatatttacttattaagCAGTTTATGAAACTTGAATGGGGCCCCTCCTGTGCCAAGGGTATGTGTATTATGAAGTAAAACCTCACAAAGCTAAATAAATTCTCTTCCATACCTTTAACGATTTCCAGAATATGCTTTAAAGAAGTGGTCCCTGAGAGTTAACGGTAGCTCATGAGCAAGAAATAGAATTGGTTTTGAGTATGTTTCTGTATTTACTCAATTACCTGTGggttaatttttacttatttctacTACTCCACAGAGTTGATCTACTTCTCTTATAAATTTTTTGCTGTAGCCTAGTGTAAATGTTGTTCAGCACAAATATGAGATAGGGATTGGGGTTTGATGCTGGCAATAAGCTGTTCTGGTGACTCATTGAAAAACAtgattcaggccaggtgcagtggctcacgctttgtaataccagcactttggggggccaaggcaggttgatcacctgaggtcaggag
The Macaca mulatta isolate MMU2019108-1 chromosome 6, T2T-MMU8v2.0, whole genome shotgun sequence DNA segment above includes these coding regions:
- the KGD4 gene encoding alpha-ketoglutarate dehydrogenase component 4, which codes for MMGSKMASASRVVQVVKPHTPLIRFPDRRDNPKPNVSEALRSAGLPSHSSVISQHSKGSKSPDLLMYQGPPDTAEIIKTLPQKYRRKLVSQEEIEFIQRGGPE